The Virgibacillus sp. SK37 region AATCCTATTTCCAGCAATAATTGATTGATATCTTCTAATTGTTTGTTAACTATTAATAGAGAGTTTTTCTGCTTTAACTCCATAATACGTATCTTTGGATTATTTGTATAACCTCTTGCTTTTAATTCATTCCCTAATATTAATAGCTTCTCTTTCTTCTCGTTCAATTCCTGCTTCGTGTTAAATAATTGTTGTTTCTTCTCTTCCAGAAGGTAGTTTAGTCCAAGTACAATTTCTGTTTTTGTATTCATACGATTGCCCGCATCACGAACCTCAATCGAAGCTCCTCCTATAATTCTTCCACCAATAATATGACCTCTCTGGCAAAAAATTTGCTCCCTCGCAGTAATGTCACTGTGCAGTATGGAATTTTCAACATACAAATCCTTGCCTGCATGAACAATCCCTTGATTTATATATACCCAATATAAATATTTTCTCCTGCTTTTAACAAACCTTTTTCAATTCCTGCCAAACCTTCCGAAATTGTAATTGATCCATCTGCTATGATTGTAGCAGCTTCTACCATTCCAAAGATAGTGATATCTCCTTTGGCTTTTACTCGATACCCTGAAGGTACATCCCCATGGATGTGGATAGAACCGGTAAAATCAAGATTTCCTTCTTTCAAGGATAGCGTTTCATGCACTTCAAATATTGGCTGTACTTGTTTTTCCTTATCTATTACACATAACTGTCCAAAGGTTGCTGCGTAGTAGGTTTGTTCTAAACTCTTAAAAACTACATTCTTACCTGCTTTGCATATAGGGGCTTTGCCGGGTTCAGCAGGTATAGAGTTACCATACACATCCATGCCATCCATGCCAGCTCTTGGAGGGCTAATTGTGGCCAGCTTTTCTCCAACCTCGACAGAAGGTATCTGCATCACATCGCGAAAATTCCAATTGTCAGTTCGGTTAATTTCACGACTCCTGTTATGATAGTAAACCAACTCGCCATCTTCCCCGTTTTGTGGTCGGGTTCCTTCCGCTAAGGTGATAGGTAACTTACAGGTTGAAATAGAAGTATCAAATAAGTGAAGTGCTTCTTCAAGAATTCCATAACTAATATGTTGCTCCTCAAGCAATTTTCTAATTTGGGAGGTTTCTACAAAGTATTAGGTTGAGCCAACTTCCTACAGTTAAGTACAACCGTCATTTTATCTTTCGAAACAGTTAGGTACAAATATTTCAAAATGTCTTCCATTCCTTAACACCTCTTAACCCAATGCATGCAACTTTTTTAATGTACTTCTAAGTTTTAGGATTGATCTCTTATGTATTTGAGAAATTCTGGATGTTGTTAATCCTAGTACCTGACCAATTTCTGTTAGTGTTAGCTCATCATTGTAAAACAAACTTATAACCAGTTGTTCATTTTCATTAAGTGTCTTCATTCCAGTCGCAAGCTCTTCCTTCAATTCCTTAAAGAGCAAGCTGTTTTCAGGAGTAATAGTAGTATCATCTGAAAGGGAATAACCAGCTCTTTCCTTATCATTCTCCATATCCTTTGGGTTTTCATCCATCGAAAGAAAATTTGAAAATAAGGAATCCCTTAAAACATTTTCAACCTCTTTAACAGTGAAACCGATTTTACTTGCAATCTCTTCCGTAGTAGGTTTGCGATAGAGTGATTGTTCCAGTTCCTGGGCGATCTGTTCTATCTTTTTCGTTTTTTCTCTTAAGGATCTTGGTAACCAATCTTCTTTCCTCAATCCATCCATAATGGACCCACGTATTCGAAAAGAGGCATACGTATCGAATTTTAAATCTCTGTCTGGCTCAAATTTGTTTAAAGCATCGTATAACCCCAATGTTGCAAAGCTTTTAATATCATCCTTACTTACATTGCTTGGTAAATGACTTGAGATTCGTTCAACATGGAAACTGATAAGATACGTATAATGTTGAATTAATTCGTTTGCGGTCGCATTTGATTTATGTTTATACCAGTCATCCCACAGTTGTTGTTCATGAGATAAATTATATTCTGTCATTTTCTGCTCCCCCTTCAGCTTATATTTAAATAAGGAAAGCCTAATTTCTTTAAATATCATTTAGTTGCCTAGAAGTTGTTTATGCTTGCAGCCTATTCAAGAATGTTCAGATGTATATTTCTGCTTTATTCACTTTGCGGATTTTTAACTTACTTGTTGTTGGATCAAACTCAATTGTCC contains the following coding sequences:
- a CDS encoding FapA family protein codes for the protein MNQGIVHAGKDLYVENSILHSDITAREQIFCQRGHIIGGRIIGGASIEVRDAGNRMNTKTEIVLGLNYLLEEKKQQLFNTKQELNEKKEKLLILGNELKARGYTNNPKIRIMELKQKNSLLIVNKQLEDINQLLLEIGFEEDKNREASLVVRNNLYANVTVAFGKYQRTIDANQHYVKVSLKDNEVNILPLF
- a CDS encoding DUF342 domain-containing protein, translating into MRKLLEEQHISYGILEEALHLFDTSISTCKLPITLAEGTRPQNGEDGELVYYHNRSREINRTDNWNFRDVMQIPSVEVGEKLATISPPRAGMDGMDVYGNSIPAEPGKAPICKAGKNVVFKSLEQTYYAATFGQLCVIDKEKQVQPIFEVHETLSLKEGNLDFTGSIHIHGDVPSGYRVKAKGDITIFGMVEAATIIADGSITISEGLAGIEKGLLKAGENIYIGYI
- a CDS encoding FliA/WhiG family RNA polymerase sigma factor, coding for MTEYNLSHEQQLWDDWYKHKSNATANELIQHYTYLISFHVERISSHLPSNVSKDDIKSFATLGLYDALNKFEPDRDLKFDTYASFRIRGSIMDGLRKEDWLPRSLREKTKKIEQIAQELEQSLYRKPTTEEIASKIGFTVKEVENVLRDSLFSNFLSMDENPKDMENDKERAGYSLSDDTTITPENSLLFKELKEELATGMKTLNENEQLVISLFYNDELTLTEIGQVLGLTTSRISQIHKRSILKLRSTLKKLHALG